The genomic segment aatacaattgaAGTATTAAATATTGATTTGAAGGCTGCACAAAAATGAAAAGTAATATACGGAATCGCTATGGTGCATGTTGTTTAAACAGGTTGTATTATAAATACTTTATGTATAGAAACTATGCTTTGCaatattactttaaatattgcttaaattttatttttttcgaaATGGTATTTTTAATACAACGATGTAAATCGAATTGTATGTCTGAATATATTCAATTTTATTCTATACATACATTTGAGAAATAGAATGGTCTACAGATATAATATTTTTCCTGATTTAAGCAAACATATTTTAACCTATGGGAAGATAATTTAGTTTATAATTTCCGCTCGAATAATAATCATTAATTCATTAGTGTTTCGAAGCGCATTTGTATTTCAAACTGTAAATTATTATACAGTTGACGATAAAGTGTTAAAAAGTAAACGAAATTTTATCGTCatcgaataaattttataaaagaaaagttttcctatgtgttaaataatgaaaatgttcTATGTATTAAAAACATTATATGTATCATACTGATAATTCTGAAAATGTATTGTTTTATATACTCCAAAATcaattacaatattatattaataatatataatttttaaattccaGTTGTAAAAACATTTCAGTCACAGTGATGACAATATTAGCTGAATCATAACTGTATGTTAAATCTATGAATAAATGAATTCTTAAATGGAGTACGTGATCAAGAAATTACTCTGTTACAATTTATGTACACATTAAATATAAAGTATCATTTAATCATCtcgctctccctctctctttcttgtTGACTATTTAGATTAACTAATATTGGATAACAAATATcgcattttattttaattatattatttattacaacGAACAATATGTATTCTTAAAACCTTTATAAGTGTATAAATTTCAGTTTTTGTTATCAAACTTAACATAAATCCAAAGTACGAAGTAGTACATTATTACGGTTACATTACAAATACACAAACTTATAAAGTATGAGAAGAAACATTACTACTCTGACATAATTcctggaaaaagaagaaaaatttagtcttatttttctgtaatataaaattatttatattttctttgctACTTAAGTACTTTATGATAATTACATGTAAAGCATCAATTTCCTTGTCCCAATTTTTTTCACCAATACGTTTAACTGCCTTTATAAGTAAATGTCTTATTTTACTAACAttttgtttaaatacttttattaCATCAGCTGCATGAACATTATTTTCACAATCTCTCCAGCAATCATAATCAGTTGCCATTGCTACAACTGCATATAGAAGTCCAGCTTCTTTTGCCAAATATAccttatttaaaaatatattttatgtaaatttacaAATTAGTACAAAGAAATTTGAAAAGAAATGTAGTACCTCTGGACATGTAGTCATATTAACTAAGTCTCCTCCCCATAAACGCATTGCATTACTTTCAGCTTTTGAGGAAAATCTTGGTCCTTCTATACTTACAATTGTTCCTTCTTTTCTTATGTCATACCCTAATTCTTTACCAACTTCAAACAATATTTGAGATGTAGTTGGATCAAAAGCTGGTTCCATTGGCATATGGCACACTCCTAAAATTTGATACTGTAATATTTATTTGGGTAGGATTGATAGTacgttattaatataatattgaaaTCTAGTTTACCAAAATATTTAGGTGAAGTACCATCATAAAAGGTAATACTTCTCTTTGTTGTCCTATCTATGAAACTATCTGGAACAACTAATTGTCCTCTATAAATAGTTTCCTGTAAAGAGCCACATGCTGTTGAAGCAAGTATATGAGTACATCCAGCTAAGCGGAGAGCTTCAATGTTTGCACGATAATTTACTGCAGTGGGATTTGTTATATGACCTGGTCCATGTCTATAtgcatttaattattattatttataatttattattataatttaaaattttttgcTTTAAACTTTTattccaaaaaaaaaagaaagtatttAAAACATAAAGGAATGTATGATATATCATTAACTTATTTTCAATAATCTATTCATTctattttcaaaattcatttttaaaagCACAAATGTTACCTTGATAATAATACCACGTCTACACCATTAATATTTCCATGGTAAAGATCGCTAGATGGAAATCCAAACTCATTTTTAGCCTTTTCTCGCGTAATTATAATTTGACaatttaatatttgattttGAGGGTCATCTAAACCTGAACCACCGATTATTCCGACCTAAAAGTTTGTAGAGATACAATAGCATTCaacttaaaaaataaaagcCACCTATTTGTCACGTGACAGTTTCAAAACATGAAATTGTTTATACAattaaacaatatattttattaactatacaaatatttacaaatataataatGCAAATATATAAACGATTTAAAAAAGATATAGATAATTTATTTGCCGAGCATAGTATCactataaattaattaaatataatttctcaAATTTTTTAATACGAATAATCTTACCTTCACTTTACACTTGGccatttttaactttattcgATGTTATCTAAAAGTTTTCGATATACACCGAATTTAAGTTACTGCTTTAAAAACTACAAACGAAGTATGGAGAAAGCTCAacattaaatgtatttttatatcaCTGATAAGAGTCTTGACCCTTACTATTTTCAAcgttatcgtataacgttagaggtataagAGTACGCGTGTATTTGGGATTGGAATGGATTGAAAGACGTTCGGGAGGGATTGGACGGAATCTGCTTCCAGAAGTTTCGAAATTCCGAAACTGAATTCAGTTATCAGCATAAACCATTAAGATATATTCCATGAATACGAGGTTATGTGAAACCGCGTAAAGCAATTTGATCGCTGTCATAATGAGGTTTTTGTATGTAACACCAGTATCGGTTGATCGGTGTACTTCACTTTTCTGTACTCCTCTTTACCCTCGCAACAGGCCATGATTTCATGACCATTATGTAGTGACACTGACGAGGTACATAGGCACCCTGATCGCCCATGTAATTTCGTGTCACATGCGACGTTATCGATCCAGTAAAGTAGTAGTTAGGATTGAAACTACGTTTTTgttataaaattacaagatatagAATAAGACAGCTAACAAAGAAAATATAGAACTCTATACTTTTGTAAATGATCGGAACGATGATTTCATGCATAACCTATTATATTCTTAACATTTTTCCACGCGTCTCCACCTGTTTCCGTCTAGTCAAATTGAAAATCGCTTTACAATAATTTAGATATGTGAATGGAACTTTATCCGAATCTTTTCCTGTATCTCGTAGGTGATATAATCATTAACGAGTTGTCTATGATAATTTCTATGTTCGCTATAGGAAATTACAGAGGACGTAAGAAACACTCTGATTTTTTGGCAGGTCGGTATTTCATAACCTAAGACACAAAATTCCATTTAATGTCATGTTTATCCTGTTCTTAGCAGAGAGGAAATCTTTTCTGTTCTTAATCCATGCTGTATACTCGTCTTTTGTCAATGATAGTGACAAAATGATGAATGCTGTGAGGGCGAAGAAGAGTATAGAAAAATGAAGTATACCAATTAACCGGTAGTGGCGCTATATACTAAAGTCAATATGGCCGCGATCAAATTGCTTCACGCGGCTTCACGAAATTTCGTATCCATAGAATATATGCCAGTGGCTCATGCTGATATCCGAATCCAGTTTCGGGATTCCGAACGATACGAGTATGTCGAGAGTCCATCTGAACTTCTTCCGGTTCGTTCCGAATAAGCCTTATAAAGAATGAAATATAGTGTGCGTCGGAGTAGGAGTGGATGCATGCTCAAATtaacattcaaattttcaagttcaaacattaaaaatttagacatattatattacattttacaatttagacataatataattacttaataaaaagaaattttattgaaTCAATAAAAAAAGATTTTCTTTGATAATTCATATTGAAGCAGTATCAATAGTTTCATACACGGGCagcttaataaaaataaaaaatagaaaaaatattaaatttcaaagttcTCCCGCATTTTCTAAACGTTTAATTACTTTCCTATATTCTTCTTCTAAACTGTTGTATTCTTGGTCAAGAGTTTGCATACGTTGCTCCAATGTAGGTAGAATGATGTCCATATGTTTATTAATGTTCTTCAACGCACattcaaattttaccaaatcATTTTGTTCACGTCTGTATGGAATATTCAATCTCCTTTTTATATCTAATCTATATCTACGATATTCTTGCTCGTTTGCTAAATCTGTTGCCCGTAATCTTAAAATTTCATATACTCTGCGAGCTTGTttctaaaaatgaaaattaatattttaatctaaAAATATCTCTTATagtgaaaaaaatataaaacatacgTTATTAATCTTGAATTTTTCTTTAGCCTCTTCACCCATCGCTTTACTATAACCTTGAAGTAGATATTCTCGTGAAAAACTAGATAATTTACTGCAATTCATTGCATCCACATAATCTCTTAACCGTTGAAACGTCGCGGAAGGGTTCTCAACTACAACAATGATGACAATGCCTTACCAAAATGAACTAGATTTACtgaaataaaagtatttaaTCAGGCCCCACTTTTGTTTTATTCTTTTCAAATACAAATTTGGATTTTTAATGATTATGTGTTTCTATGTTTTCATTTACCTGTTATGTCTTTGACTTGACTTCTTCCAGTATACTCGCAGTAAATAGCGTGTAACAAACGTGTACCAAGACCTATATTTTGAAATGGTGGTAATATTAAAACTTGAGCTATACGAGGTCTAATATGATGTGGGTATGCATAGTATTGATATACAGTAGCAAAACCAGTAGTTGCATAGCGAGCAGTACCATCTGCTGTTATATATTTCTCAAACCTGTTCCACAAAAAGTGATctatttaacaaaataatttGTCATGTAATCAATAAGCAGCATAAATTAAAATCATGATTAAACTTACATATTAAAATAATGCCACCGCTCATCGTCAATGTCTATAAAATTGGCAGCATCTATGTACCATAATACAAATGTACGGAGACGTTGATGATATTCTTTAAAACCGTTATAAGTCATGTCTGCTTTGTAAACTTCAAATTTTCTTGTACAATTTTcatctatattatttataaattttgattaattatttagattaattatgatataaaaaaagaatatataatattacaagacATTACCACTGATAGAAAATGAATGTAGCAGTTCACCATGAGgtataaatatttcatctttCTTTAAAGATTCAATAAATGCATCTATGTTGGTATGTATTTGTGGAGCTAATTTCTCAGCAATGTTAGGCAATACTTCGTCAGCTTCGACTCCCTCGTAAagtactttatttattttttctgaATAACTCATACTTAAATATGTTTCTAAACAACCTGCTGAGTAATATAACTTTACTCTGAGATCCCGGTAACCAAATATAGATTCACTGataaacaaaattaataattaaaaaacgaacataataaatatatttaatataatctataatatttatatagatttctaataatacatatttcaataacaAACCTATCTCCAAATACTTGATGGGACATTTCTGGTTTAAATGTATTTTGATCATTTTCTATATCTTCGACAGAACGTACTAATTTAAATTCCAAAGCTTCATTACTGCTGACCACCAAATTCTTTAAACGTACAGTAGCTGGATCTtccatattatattaatattaaaatagataACACGAATTAatctgtaaaaaataaaaaattagaattGTATTACTGATAAATCTTTtacaaataaaattacaagtaatgagtaaaattattttattattatagataaaattatttcacaCAAATATTTTCGTGGTTATCCATGTTTAACTGaatttgtttatatatatacatataaacaaatatatatacatacacatacacaaatatatgtatatacaaatttGACCTTAACAAGTTACCGCTAAATAACATTTATaggttatacaatatatatttcagaatttaataaattagcaggtaaaatttttttatcagtgtaaaatagaataaatataaaaatgttattttcaggtataaagttaaattaatgcttattaaataatttcttaagTTTGTATTTATTTGTAAATGTTTTCCTGATTCtttgatttaaaaaatcatcAAATTATCAACATTACATGTAACATTATCGCAACAATATACCTTCTTTCAATAATTGTGTGTAATTTATAGATATAGATcactactttttattatttttccgtAAACATAACTATAAAACAACTTCGCGCCAAAAATAAAGCGGTTATTTAGGATAGTTACAACCTCTTCGAAGATTAAGAATTGACTGGATTTTATGTTCCAAATTCTTGTAAGTCATTGGTTATTCTGACTGGGTACCTTATAGATTAGTATTCTTAAATACGAAAACAAAATTTGACATCACATTAATATCAATCGATCtttattatgaatattttcaaaaaatatgtgaatttattttttatgaaaaagattaatattttatattgtcatgaataaaaatctataaaattaaattctactttataaatttaaattaaattcggTTTCTTATACATCTTAtcacatatataaaataacaaatgaaATACATTGATTTCATATTTATGTTAAAACTTTTGTCTTGAACCTTAAAATGTTAATTTTTGAAATGCTTATTAAGTACTTTAATTTAATACATTACTGGAATCTTCaatcataattttttttaattgaaacaaAATTATTCTAATAATCAAAAATGTCTACAGGTGAGATGAAAAAGATAGAAGAACCTTTAATATTTCATACGTATCCTTTGTGTAAAGTAAGggtttaaattatattttacaagatttaatattataatgaatattagGGTTTATTTGAAATCTTTTTAGTACAGTGATATGAAGGAAGAAATGAAGCAAGAGGCAATGGAAATATGCGTTACAGCTACGGAGAAATA from the Bombus affinis isolate iyBomAffi1 chromosome 11, iyBomAffi1.2, whole genome shotgun sequence genome contains:
- the LOC126922104 gene encoding histone acetyltransferase type B catalytic subunit gives rise to the protein MEDPATVRLKNLVVSSNEALEFKLVRSVEDIENDQNTFKPEMSHQVFGDSESIFGYRDLRVKLYYSAGCLETYLSMSYSEKINKVLYEGVEADEVLPNIAEKLAPQIHTNIDAFIESLKKDEIFIPHGELLHSFSISDENCTRKFEVYKADMTYNGFKEYHQRLRTFVLWYIDAANFIDIDDERWHYFNMFEKYITADGTARYATTGFATVYQYYAYPHHIRPRIAQVLILPPFQNIGLGTRLLHAIYCEYTGRSQVKDITVENPSATFQRLRDYVDAMNCSKLSSFSREYLLQGYSKAMGEEAKEKFKINNKQARRVYEILRLRATDLANEQEYRRYRLDIKRRLNIPYRREQNDLVKFECALKNINKHMDIILPTLEQRMQTLDQEYNSLEEEYRKVIKRLENAGEL
- the LOC126922111 gene encoding S-methyl-5'-thioadenosine phosphorylase-like, with protein sequence MAKCKVKVGIIGGSGLDDPQNQILNCQIIITREKAKNEFGFPSSDLYHGNINGVDVVLLSRHGPGHITNPTAVNYRANIEALRLAGCTHILASTACGSLQETIYRGQLVVPDSFIDRTTKRSITFYDGTSPKYFGVCHMPMEPAFDPTTSQILFEVGKELGYDIRKEGTIVSIEGPRFSSKAESNAMRLWGGDLVNMTTCPEVYLAKEAGLLYAVVAMATDYDCWRDCENNVHAADVIKVFKQNVSKIRHLLIKAVKRIGEKNWDKEIDALHELCQSSNVSSHTL